The Rhodoferax sediminis genome has a segment encoding these proteins:
- a CDS encoding RNA polymerase sigma factor has translation MPQDRLEASRAAEDAARRSYGKLVAFLAARTRDVAGAEDALSEAFAAALAQWPARGVPDNPEAWLLTVARHKMVDAARLRRHDEAAAGYFGWLAELAEPETAETSLPDRRLELLFACAHPGIEPATRAPLMLQTVLGFDAATMASAFLVAPATMGQRLVRAKAKIRQAGIGLQVPERAHLPERLDAVLEAIYAAYAEGWADAEGADPRRRNLAGEAIWLGRLVAALLPEQPEALGLLALMLHAHARRAARRDAQGEYVPLALQDSARWDGTMIDEAEALLRRASRLGAPGRYQLEAAVQSAHCARRRTGGAQWTAIVQLYEALHALTGSPVAALNRAVALAETQGPDAGLRALDALAGDARLADYQPYWAARAELLARSGAHEPALAAYQRAIGLERDPAVRRFLQRRAAALGG, from the coding sequence GTGCCGCAGGACCGGCTCGAAGCATCCCGCGCGGCCGAGGACGCGGCGCGCCGCAGCTACGGCAAGCTCGTCGCCTTCCTGGCCGCGCGCACGCGCGACGTGGCCGGCGCCGAGGACGCGCTCTCGGAGGCCTTTGCCGCGGCGCTGGCCCAATGGCCGGCGCGCGGGGTGCCGGACAATCCCGAGGCGTGGCTGCTGACCGTGGCGCGGCACAAGATGGTCGACGCGGCCCGGCTGCGCCGGCACGACGAGGCCGCCGCCGGCTACTTCGGGTGGCTGGCCGAATTGGCCGAGCCCGAGACGGCTGAGACGAGCCTGCCGGATCGGCGGCTGGAGTTGCTGTTCGCCTGCGCGCACCCCGGCATCGAGCCGGCGACCCGCGCCCCGCTGATGCTGCAGACGGTGCTGGGCTTCGACGCGGCCACGATGGCCTCGGCCTTTCTGGTTGCGCCTGCCACCATGGGCCAGCGCCTGGTGCGGGCCAAGGCCAAGATCCGGCAGGCCGGTATTGGCTTGCAGGTGCCGGAGCGTGCGCACCTGCCCGAGCGGCTGGATGCGGTGCTGGAGGCGATCTATGCCGCCTACGCGGAAGGCTGGGCTGACGCCGAGGGCGCCGATCCGCGTCGCCGCAACCTGGCCGGGGAGGCCATCTGGCTGGGTCGGCTGGTGGCGGCGCTGCTGCCCGAACAGCCCGAAGCGCTGGGGCTGCTCGCGCTGATGCTGCACGCGCATGCGCGCCGCGCCGCGCGGCGCGATGCCCAGGGCGAGTACGTGCCGCTGGCCCTGCAGGACAGTGCGCGCTGGGACGGCACCATGATCGACGAGGCCGAGGCGCTGCTGCGGCGAGCCAGCCGCTTGGGGGCGCCCGGCCGCTATCAGCTCGAAGCCGCCGTGCAATCGGCTCATTGTGCGCGGCGACGCACCGGCGGCGCGCAATGGACTGCCATCGTGCAGCTCTACGAAGCGCTGCATGCTTTGACGGGCTCGCCCGTGGCTGCGCTGAACCGGGCGGTGGCGCTGGCGGAGACTCAAGGGCCCGATGCGGGCCTGAGGGCGCTGGATGCGCTGGCCGGCGATGCGCGTCTGGCCGACTACCAACCCTACTGGGCTGCGCGCGCCGAATTGCTGGCGCGCAGCGGCGCGCATGAGCCTGCGCTTGCCGCTTACCAGCGCGCGATCGGCCTGGAGCGCGATCCGGCTGTGCGACGCTTTCTGCAGCGCCGCGCGGCTGCTCTGGGTGGTTAG
- a CDS encoding segregation and condensation protein A encodes MTSSLDAAELAPAVAAQLAAMPQVIDQVALARLYGEPLFAMPQDLYIPPDALEVFLEAFEGPLDLLLYLIRKQNFNILDIPMAGLTRQYLTYVDEIRGRNLELAAEYLLMAAMLIEIKSRMLLPPKKVAEGQEPEDPRAELVRRLLEYEQMKLAAAALNAMPQFGRDFLKAEVYIEQSLQPRFPDVNVVDLQDAWRDIMKRAKLVQHHKISREELSVREHMSIVLRQLQGRKFMEFENLFDPAKGAPVLVVTFVALLELAKEMLIEVTQAEAFAPIYVRLAYSPT; translated from the coding sequence ATGACCTCCTCCCTTGACGCCGCCGAGCTTGCGCCGGCCGTCGCCGCCCAGTTGGCCGCCATGCCGCAAGTCATCGACCAGGTCGCGCTGGCCCGGCTCTACGGCGAGCCGCTGTTTGCGATGCCGCAGGATTTGTACATCCCGCCGGACGCGCTGGAAGTGTTCCTGGAGGCGTTCGAGGGCCCGCTGGACCTGCTGCTGTACCTGATCCGCAAGCAGAATTTCAACATTCTCGACATTCCGATGGCGGGCCTGACGCGCCAGTACCTGACCTATGTGGACGAGATCCGCGGCCGCAACCTGGAGCTGGCGGCCGAGTACCTGCTGATGGCGGCGATGCTGATCGAGATCAAGTCGCGCATGCTGCTGCCGCCCAAGAAGGTGGCGGAAGGCCAGGAGCCCGAAGACCCGCGCGCCGAGCTGGTGCGCCGCCTGCTCGAGTACGAGCAGATGAAGCTGGCGGCGGCCGCGCTCAATGCCATGCCGCAGTTCGGCCGGGACTTCCTCAAGGCCGAGGTCTACATCGAGCAGTCGCTGCAGCCGCGTTTTCCGGACGTCAACGTGGTCGATTTGCAGGACGCCTGGCGCGACATCATGAAGCGCGCAAAACTAGTGCAGCACCACAAGATCAGCCGCGAGGAGCTGTCGGTGCGCGAGCACATGAGCATCGTGCTGCGCCAGCTGCAGGGCCGCAAGTTCATGGAGTTCGAAAACCTGTTCGACCCCGCCAAGGGCGCGCCCGTGCTGGTGGTGACCTTCGTCGCGCTGCTCGAACTGGCCAAGGAAATGCTGATCGAGGTCACGCAGGCCGAGGCGTTCGCGCCGATTTACGTGCGCCTGGCCTATTCGCCGACCTGA
- a CDS encoding DUF3460 family protein, giving the protein MHIFRRPDYQSEITQFIEQLKAEKPNLEARQLAGRALLWDKNVDRSAWAEYRQAQVPQKPYVYLTDNG; this is encoded by the coding sequence ATGCACATCTTCCGTCGTCCCGATTACCAGTCCGAAATCACCCAGTTCATTGAGCAGCTGAAGGCCGAAAAACCCAACCTGGAAGCGCGCCAGCTGGCCGGGCGCGCGCTCCTGTGGGACAAAAACGTAGACCGCAGCGCGTGGGCCGAGTACCGTCAGGCCCAGGTGCCGCAAAAACCCTATGTTTACCTGACCGACAACGGATGA
- the bamE gene encoding outer membrane protein assembly factor BamE domain-containing protein produces the protein MGLLSVLLGLLGCDQQRISELEEGVSTEADVRARFGEPEKIWDVPAGGRILEYDRQPAGRKNYMITIGVDGKMSALRQVLTPENFARVQPGMMMQDVRKMLGKPAKITPYDLKHEVDYDWRYLQPPNTAMVFTVTFDPDFRVLRTGSVPDPEATENRGGPN, from the coding sequence ATGGGACTGCTGTCAGTGCTGCTGGGCCTGCTCGGCTGCGATCAGCAGCGCATCAGCGAACTGGAGGAAGGTGTGTCCACCGAGGCCGACGTGCGCGCCCGCTTTGGCGAGCCCGAAAAGATCTGGGACGTCCCCGCAGGCGGACGCATTCTCGAATATGACCGCCAGCCCGCCGGGCGGAAGAATTACATGATCACGATCGGCGTTGATGGCAAGATGAGCGCGTTGCGCCAGGTGCTGACGCCCGAGAATTTTGCCCGGGTGCAGCCCGGCATGATGATGCAAGACGTGCGCAAGATGCTCGGCAAGCCGGCAAAAATCACGCCCTACGACCTGAAGCACGAAGTGGACTACGACTGGCGCTACCTGCAGCCACCCAACACCGCGATGGTGTTCACGGTCACGTTCGATCCGGATTTCAGGGTGCTACGAACAGGCTCCGTGCCTGATCCGGAGGCCACCGAGAACCGGGGTGGCCCGAACTGA
- a CDS encoding ribbon-helix-helix domain-containing protein produces MELKTARLTLLIDPNKKVAFERLCAQQDLTPSQVVRQLIRDYLAQHGVQYVGSGLIANESPPADDVAPPRTKPPSKHGAPVPGKRHTGLTGG; encoded by the coding sequence ATGGAACTCAAGACTGCACGGCTAACGCTGCTCATTGATCCGAACAAGAAGGTGGCGTTCGAGCGTCTTTGTGCTCAGCAGGACTTGACGCCGTCGCAGGTGGTGCGCCAGCTTATTCGCGACTACTTGGCCCAGCACGGGGTCCAGTACGTGGGCAGTGGGTTGATCGCGAACGAGTCCCCACCCGCCGACGATGTCGCTCCGCCTCGGACGAAGCCGCCTTCGAAGCACGGTGCCCCGGTTCCTGGCAAACGGCATACGGGGCTCACAGGTGGCTGA